In Miniphocaeibacter halophilus, the following proteins share a genomic window:
- a CDS encoding methyltransferase domain-containing protein, with translation MAEWNSKQYLKFEEYRTQPARDLTNRLLKYNPNTILDIGCGPGNSTAVLKEAFPNAYIKGIDSSENMIEKAKRTYPNIDFEICDISNIKNKYDLIFSNACIQWVPDHDVLIPKLMNNIEENGILAIQIPINNSEPLYKIVDEIVLDPKWNFNHNKIHKIRALEYEEYFNILSKCSSDFEIWITKYLHRMASHKDLIDWVKGTSLRPYLDELSEEKGKELESEILNQVEKVYSLMDNGEVIQGFKRLFFIAKK, from the coding sequence ATGGCAGAATGGAACTCAAAACAATATTTGAAATTTGAAGAATATAGAACTCAGCCGGCAAGGGATCTAACAAATAGGCTTTTAAAATACAATCCTAATACTATTTTAGATATTGGATGTGGTCCTGGAAACAGTACTGCTGTTTTAAAGGAAGCTTTTCCAAATGCATATATTAAAGGAATAGACAGTTCTGAAAATATGATAGAAAAAGCTAAAAGGACATATCCTAATATTGATTTTGAAATTTGTGATATTTCTAATATAAAAAATAAATATGATTTAATTTTCTCCAATGCCTGCATTCAATGGGTACCGGATCATGATGTATTAATTCCTAAATTAATGAATAATATTGAAGAAAATGGCATATTGGCAATACAAATACCAATTAATAATTCTGAACCCTTGTATAAAATCGTAGATGAAATAGTACTGGACCCTAAATGGAACTTTAATCATAATAAAATACATAAAATTAGAGCTTTGGAATATGAAGAATATTTTAATATACTGTCAAAATGCAGTAGTGATTTTGAAATATGGATTACTAAATATTTACATAGGATGGCGTCTCATAAGGACTTAATAGATTGGGTAAAAGGTACAAGTTTGCGTCCTTATTTAGATGAGCTTTCAGAAGAAAAAGGAAAAGAACTGGAAAGTGAAATTTTAAATCAAGTTGAAAAAGTTTATTCTTTAATGGATAATGGTGAAGTAATTCAAGGCTTTAAAAGATTGTTTTTTATTGCTAAGAAATAA
- a CDS encoding ATP-dependent DNA helicase, with protein MEKIKLSVHGLIDFVMRSGDIDNTFTGISRMKEGQKIHQKLQKEYGKYYEKEVVLKNEIEYKDLIFAVEGRADGIYHKGNEVLIDEIKSTTRNLEDLKYNSNPLHWAQAKCYGYFYCVKNNLEEIDIQLTYYQVESDDIKRIIEKFTKADLEEFYFTLLDLYLDFSVMILKFKKERDEHIRTLQFPFLSYRKGQRKMTVGVYKTIRDKNILFAEAPTGIGKTMSTLFPSIKAVGEGLTDKIFYLTARSTTKEAAVKAVYRLMDRGLRFKAVIITAKDKICINDEVKCNPKDCPFAKGHFDRVNDAILDIYENEEILNMETIIDYSKKHKVCPMEFQLDMAIYSDLVVCDYNYVFDPTVYLRRFFEGTVEKYTFLIDESHNLVDRGRDMYSKEISMKKINQLVNLLEEDDYKVKNALNKISNIIDDFYRLAENNKYYISKYIDDDFVSEIIFTMRTMEKFLTDKKDKPYYDDVLDLYFEFSKFVKISDFYSDNYITLVISKEDDIFFKIMCLDTSPIFKNILKRAESSVFFSATLSPIPFYADVLGAEEDYYYLRLNSPFDSDNLKVGIVPISTRYQDREENYSRITKILENYTNKKGNYMLFFPSYKFMQEVYDRFNKEDKDVIKQDSNLTELGREQFLKQFKEDTSIIAFVVLGGVFSEGIDLVGDRLNGAAIVSVGLPGISVERNLIKDYYDEKENTGFEYAYIYPGMNKVAQAAGRVIRDKDDKGTVLLIDDRFLKNPYRKLLPRSWNSIKVLNSLIRTNNKRG; from the coding sequence ATGGAAAAAATAAAATTATCGGTACATGGACTAATAGACTTTGTAATGCGTAGTGGAGATATAGACAATACTTTTACAGGTATTAGCAGAATGAAGGAAGGACAAAAGATCCATCAAAAACTTCAAAAAGAATATGGAAAATACTATGAAAAAGAAGTAGTGTTAAAAAACGAAATAGAATACAAGGATTTAATTTTTGCAGTAGAAGGAAGAGCAGACGGTATTTACCATAAAGGAAATGAAGTTTTAATTGATGAAATAAAGTCCACTACTAGAAATTTAGAAGATTTAAAATATAATTCAAATCCATTACATTGGGCTCAAGCTAAATGTTATGGTTATTTTTATTGTGTTAAAAATAATTTGGAAGAAATAGATATTCAATTAACATATTATCAAGTGGAATCAGACGATATAAAAAGAATTATAGAAAAATTTACTAAAGCAGACTTAGAAGAATTCTATTTTACTCTTTTAGATTTGTACTTGGATTTTAGTGTTATGATTTTAAAATTTAAAAAAGAACGAGATGAACATATAAGAACTTTACAATTTCCATTTTTATCTTATAGGAAAGGTCAAAGGAAGATGACTGTTGGTGTATATAAAACCATAAGGGATAAGAATATACTATTTGCAGAAGCACCAACGGGAATCGGCAAAACCATGTCTACTTTATTTCCTTCAATTAAAGCTGTTGGTGAAGGATTAACGGATAAAATATTTTATTTAACTGCTAGATCCACAACTAAAGAAGCAGCTGTCAAAGCTGTATATAGGTTAATGGATAGAGGACTAAGGTTTAAAGCTGTTATTATAACGGCTAAGGATAAAATATGTATAAATGATGAGGTAAAATGTAATCCAAAGGATTGTCCTTTTGCAAAGGGACATTTCGATAGGGTAAATGATGCTATTTTAGATATTTATGAAAATGAAGAAATTTTAAATATGGAAACAATTATAGATTATTCAAAAAAACATAAGGTATGTCCAATGGAATTTCAATTGGATATGGCAATATATTCTGATCTTGTTGTATGTGATTATAATTATGTTTTTGATCCTACTGTGTATTTAAGAAGGTTTTTTGAAGGAACTGTTGAAAAATACACTTTTTTAATAGATGAATCCCATAATCTTGTAGATAGAGGAAGGGATATGTACAGTAAAGAAATTTCTATGAAAAAAATAAATCAGCTTGTTAATTTATTGGAAGAAGATGATTATAAAGTTAAAAATGCTCTTAATAAAATTTCTAATATAATAGATGATTTTTATAGATTAGCAGAAAATAATAAATATTATATTTCTAAATATATAGATGATGATTTTGTATCAGAAATTATTTTTACTATGCGAACTATGGAGAAATTCTTAACGGACAAAAAAGATAAACCATATTATGATGATGTACTAGATTTATATTTTGAATTTTCAAAATTTGTAAAAATTTCAGATTTTTATAGCGATAATTACATAACCTTAGTAATTAGCAAAGAGGATGATATTTTTTTCAAAATAATGTGCTTAGATACATCACCTATATTTAAAAATATTCTAAAAAGAGCGGAAAGTTCGGTGTTTTTTTCAGCAACCTTATCACCAATACCTTTTTATGCAGATGTATTAGGAGCAGAAGAGGATTATTATTATTTAAGATTAAATTCTCCCTTCGATTCAGATAATTTAAAAGTGGGAATAGTACCTATTTCTACAAGATATCAAGATAGAGAGGAAAATTACAGTAGAATTACAAAAATTCTAGAAAACTATACTAATAAAAAAGGTAATTATATGTTATTTTTCCCATCTTATAAATTTATGCAGGAAGTTTATGACAGATTTAATAAGGAAGACAAGGATGTAATAAAGCAGGATTCGAATTTAACTGAACTTGGTAGAGAACAGTTTTTAAAACAATTTAAAGAGGATACCTCCATAATTGCTTTTGTAGTTTTAGGGGGAGTGTTTTCTGAAGGAATAGACTTAGTTGGAGATAGATTAAATGGGGCAGCAATAGTTTCTGTTGGACTACCGGGAATTTCTGTAGAAAGAAACTTGATTAAAGATTATTATGACGAAAAAGAAAATACCGGTTTTGAATATGCTTATATTTATCCTGGAATGAACAAGGTTGCTCAAGCAGCAGGAAGAGTAATAAGAGATAAGGATGACAAGGGAACGGTATTATTAATAGATGATAGATTTTTAAAAAATCCTTATAGAAAATTGTTGCCTAGAAGTTGGAACAGTATAAAAGTTTTAAATTCCTTAATAAGAACAAATAATAAAAGAGGTTAA
- a CDS encoding iron-containing alcohol dehydrogenase, with product MQNFKIPGDIVFGENALSHLTTLKGNKAMIVTGGSSMKKFGFLDQARKYLEDSDFTVEIFDGVEENPSVETILKGKEAMLQFEPDWIIAIGGGSPMDAAKIMWAMYEHPEVTFEYLGYGENFPKLRNKARLVCIPSTSGTASEITSTGVVTDTKNHVKYPISSPEIVPDIAIIDPILPSKMPKHITANTGMDVLTHASEAITSTGASDYTDALAIQAIKLVFKYLPIAYNEPDNIEAREKMHNASAMAGMAFASASLGISHSLAHKIGGMFGITHGLANAILLPYVTQFNRKSTDKVDWIERELGIEDFPNAIKELNKKLNIPLSFKDTEGFGLEDNKKFYEELKNMSVNAQDDPCTLTNPRETNPEILALIYEHAYKGEDITK from the coding sequence ATGCAAAATTTTAAAATACCTGGAGATATAGTTTTTGGTGAAAATGCTCTTTCCCATCTTACAACTTTAAAAGGAAATAAAGCCATGATTGTTACTGGCGGAAGTTCAATGAAGAAATTCGGTTTCTTAGATCAAGCAAGAAAATATTTAGAAGACTCAGACTTTACTGTTGAAATATTCGATGGCGTTGAAGAAAATCCATCTGTAGAGACTATTTTAAAGGGTAAGGAAGCAATGTTACAATTTGAACCTGACTGGATTATTGCGATTGGTGGAGGTTCTCCAATGGACGCTGCTAAAATAATGTGGGCTATGTATGAACATCCAGAAGTTACTTTTGAATACTTAGGATATGGAGAAAACTTTCCTAAATTAAGAAATAAGGCAAGACTTGTTTGTATACCTTCAACATCCGGTACTGCATCTGAAATAACAAGTACTGGTGTAGTAACAGATACAAAAAACCATGTTAAATATCCTATATCATCACCTGAAATAGTTCCTGATATAGCAATAATTGATCCAATTTTACCATCTAAAATGCCTAAACATATTACAGCTAATACCGGTATGGATGTACTAACCCATGCTTCAGAGGCTATTACTTCAACTGGTGCAAGTGACTACACAGATGCTTTGGCTATTCAAGCAATAAAATTAGTTTTTAAATATTTGCCAATAGCTTATAATGAACCGGATAATATAGAAGCTAGAGAAAAAATGCACAACGCTTCAGCAATGGCTGGAATGGCTTTTGCTTCAGCATCTTTAGGTATTTCTCATTCTTTAGCTCATAAAATTGGTGGAATGTTTGGAATAACTCATGGTTTAGCTAATGCAATTCTTTTACCTTATGTTACTCAATTTAATAGAAAATCCACCGATAAGGTTGATTGGATTGAAAGAGAATTAGGAATTGAAGATTTCCCTAATGCTATTAAAGAACTTAACAAAAAATTAAATATTCCTTTATCTTTTAAAGATACTGAGGGTTTTGGTTTAGAAGATAATAAAAAATTCTATGAAGAATTAAAAAACATGAGTGTTAATGCACAAGATGATCCTTGTACCTTAACAAATCCAAGGGAAACAAATCCAGAAATATTAGCCTTGATTTATGAACATGCTTATAAAGGTGAAGATATTACAAAATAA
- a CDS encoding MATE family efflux transporter: MNKSHHLLEGNITKSITKMALPLMGIAFIQMAYTLVDLIWLGRLSTAAVAAVGTCGFFVWAAQAITLITKTGMSVGLSQAYGRRDEEAITKTTISGFQVNLTLCLIIMGIFIIFRKPLYEFYGLEKAVEKLALEYHMVISVGLIFTFLNPFFAAIFYSQGNSSTPFKVSVIALVFNIIADPILIFGIGPFPKLGMAGAAIATVMAQAIGTILYIYIGVRYGEYYAKINYFKSFTPRYIIQTIRLGLPASIQSLVHSLIGIKLNQYIAIYGAVGVATYAVGSQIESISWMSSEGFATAFTSFFGQNYGARNFDRLEKAKKVCIRLTLGIGLLGSAIMIFGNSFLFRIFTPNDPAVITEGSKYLIILGLTSALMALEIGTGGMLNGLGLTKYPAMNAIVLNAARIPIAYFLMKFLGLTGIWVTMSLSGALKGIVIIIIFKYIEKRTNGFRNNMEKFQRGVRT, from the coding sequence ATGAACAAATCACATCATTTATTAGAAGGTAATATTACCAAATCCATAACAAAAATGGCCTTGCCTTTAATGGGTATAGCATTTATTCAAATGGCTTATACGCTAGTAGATTTAATTTGGCTTGGTAGACTTTCAACGGCAGCAGTAGCAGCTGTTGGAACTTGTGGATTTTTTGTTTGGGCAGCTCAAGCTATTACTTTAATTACAAAAACCGGAATGTCCGTTGGTTTGTCTCAGGCTTATGGCAGAAGAGATGAAGAGGCGATAACCAAAACAACTATAAGTGGTTTTCAAGTTAATTTAACCCTATGCCTTATAATTATGGGAATATTTATAATTTTTAGAAAACCCTTATATGAATTTTATGGCTTGGAAAAAGCTGTTGAAAAATTGGCTTTAGAGTATCATATGGTAATTTCAGTTGGGCTTATTTTTACATTTTTAAATCCGTTTTTTGCTGCTATATTTTACTCACAAGGTAATAGTTCAACACCTTTTAAAGTTTCAGTAATAGCTTTGGTTTTTAATATTATTGCAGACCCTATATTAATTTTTGGAATAGGACCTTTTCCTAAATTAGGAATGGCCGGTGCTGCAATTGCTACAGTAATGGCACAGGCAATAGGAACAATACTGTATATTTACATAGGTGTAAGGTATGGTGAATATTATGCTAAAATCAACTATTTTAAATCCTTTACACCAAGATATATTATACAGACAATAAGATTAGGATTACCTGCATCAATACAAAGTTTAGTTCACTCATTAATAGGTATAAAATTAAATCAATATATAGCAATTTATGGAGCAGTAGGAGTTGCTACCTATGCAGTAGGTTCACAAATAGAATCAATATCATGGATGAGTTCAGAAGGATTTGCAACAGCCTTTACATCTTTTTTTGGACAAAATTATGGTGCAAGGAACTTTGATAGACTTGAAAAAGCCAAGAAAGTTTGCATTAGACTTACTTTGGGAATTGGTTTATTAGGTTCGGCAATAATGATATTTGGAAATAGTTTTTTATTTAGAATTTTCACACCGAATGACCCTGCTGTAATAACAGAAGGAAGCAAATATTTAATAATTTTAGGTTTGACTTCAGCCTTAATGGCCTTGGAAATAGGAACAGGTGGCATGTTAAATGGACTTGGGCTGACTAAATATCCGGCTATGAATGCAATAGTATTAAATGCAGCAAGAATTCCAATAGCATATTTTCTTATGAAATTTTTAGGACTTACGGGAATATGGGTAACTATGAGTTTGTCAGGTGCATTAAAGGGAATTGTTATAATTATAATATTTAAATATATTGAAAAAAGAACAAATGGCTTTAGAAATAATATGGAAAAATTTCAAAGAGGTGTAAGAACCTAA
- a CDS encoding cation:proton antiporter — translation MLFSLALIFILGILLGEIFKKLKLPNLIGMLLTGIILGPYALNLIDNSILSISADLRKIALIIILTRAGLSLNIEDLKKVGRPAILMCFIPACFEMLGMIILAPKFLGISMLDAAIMGAVVGAVSPAVIIPKMLKLMKENYGTKKSIPQLILAGASVDDIFVIVIFTILTGLAQGETITASSFLQIPISILTGALVGIITGLVLVKLFRKTHLRDSLKTIIILGIAFILVTIEDSFTTIIPFSGLLAIMALAITIQKKHLVLANRLSSKFSKLWVGAEILLFVLVGATVNLKYAFAAGFSAIILVFGVLLFRLLGVFLCLLKTHLNMKERLFCMIAYMPKATVQAAIGGIPLAMGLSSGEIILTVAVLSILITAPLGALGIDLTYKKLLTKD, via the coding sequence ATGTTATTTAGTTTAGCCTTAATATTTATATTGGGAATACTTTTAGGAGAGATTTTCAAAAAACTAAAATTACCAAATTTAATTGGAATGTTGTTAACTGGAATTATTTTAGGTCCCTATGCCCTAAATTTAATTGATAATTCAATACTAAGTATATCTGCAGATTTAAGAAAAATAGCTTTAATAATTATTTTAACAAGAGCAGGTCTTTCTTTAAATATTGAAGATTTGAAAAAAGTAGGACGACCAGCTATTCTAATGTGCTTTATTCCTGCTTGTTTTGAAATGCTTGGAATGATAATATTAGCACCAAAATTTTTAGGTATTTCCATGTTGGATGCTGCAATTATGGGAGCTGTTGTAGGTGCGGTTTCTCCTGCTGTAATAATACCTAAAATGCTAAAATTAATGAAGGAAAATTATGGAACAAAAAAAAGCATCCCACAACTAATATTAGCCGGTGCTTCAGTAGATGATATTTTTGTAATAGTAATTTTTACTATATTGACAGGTTTAGCTCAAGGAGAAACAATTACAGCTTCTAGTTTCTTGCAAATACCAATTTCAATACTTACCGGTGCTTTAGTTGGAATTATAACAGGGCTTGTTCTTGTAAAACTTTTTAGAAAAACTCATTTAAGGGATTCTTTAAAAACAATAATTATTCTTGGAATTGCTTTTATTTTAGTTACAATAGAAGATAGTTTTACTACTATAATACCTTTTTCAGGATTATTGGCCATTATGGCTTTAGCAATTACAATACAGAAAAAACATCTTGTTTTAGCTAATAGATTATCCTCTAAATTTTCTAAATTATGGGTAGGTGCTGAAATTTTATTATTTGTTTTAGTTGGGGCTACAGTAAATTTAAAATATGCTTTCGCTGCCGGTTTTTCAGCTATAATATTGGTATTTGGGGTTTTATTATTTAGATTACTTGGAGTCTTTCTATGTTTACTAAAGACTCATTTAAATATGAAAGAAAGACTATTTTGTATGATTGCCTATATGCCAAAGGCTACAGTACAGGCGGCAATTGGTGGAATCCCACTTGCTATGGGACTATCTTCAGGAGAAATCATATTAACAGTTGCAGTCTTGTCAATTTTAATTACAGCACCTTTAGGCGCTTTAGGTATAGACTTAACATATAAAAAACTACTTACTAAGGATTAA
- a CDS encoding prolyl-tRNA synthetase associated domain-containing protein translates to MVYNKKEILKLLDNKNIKYKYMEHEAVSSIEEIENANIPKSEQIAVNLFVTDRKRENFYLIVANSMKKVDLKQVREKIGSKRLSFASSEDLMKYFKVKPGAVSLFGALNDKDKVVRIYIDEFYKNRTIGLHPNDNTASIWMETNDLVEIINENGNLLEYIEI, encoded by the coding sequence ATGGTTTACAATAAAAAAGAAATATTAAAATTACTTGATAATAAAAATATTAAATATAAGTATATGGAACATGAGGCCGTAAGCTCTATAGAAGAAATTGAAAATGCTAATATTCCAAAATCGGAACAAATTGCTGTTAATCTATTTGTAACAGATAGAAAAAGAGAGAACTTTTATTTAATAGTTGCAAATAGTATGAAAAAAGTAGATTTAAAACAAGTACGTGAAAAAATAGGTTCTAAGCGTTTGAGTTTTGCTTCATCTGAAGATTTAATGAAATATTTTAAAGTCAAACCTGGAGCTGTTTCATTATTTGGTGCTTTAAATGATAAGGATAAAGTAGTTAGGATTTATATTGATGAATTTTATAAAAATAGAACAATAGGACTTCATCCTAATGACAATACAGCGTCAATCTGGATGGAAACTAATGATTTAGTAGAAATAATAAATGAAAATGGAAATTTGTTGGAGTATATTGAGATTTAA
- a CDS encoding aminoglycoside 6-adenylyltransferase, giving the protein MNKENLLSTMMKIVYNNKNIVCLLETGERVNTTISKDSLMGFKLILGVKDLNEIALLESMEEIIGNSYILQKEDGLSMMNNYFGNVLRYIAVIDDLTIVDFTFFKYDDVQSYIDVDSLCKIHIDKKNVLVGNVKITDVKYRQLKPTQKEFSKCCNEFFIYALKIARGLYRSEIVYSMNLFTKLKSRLDKMTLFYIGCQYDFSVNIGAYDKNMKTYLEKSHYEKLLETYPSPDKDKLWTALFNACMLFRKEGLHVSEKLDYIYPKEADREIVKYLREVWNMYAQ; this is encoded by the coding sequence ATGAATAAAGAGAATTTATTAAGTACAATGATGAAGATTGTATATAATAATAAAAATATAGTTTGTCTATTAGAAACAGGTGAGCGTGTAAATACAACAATAAGTAAAGATTCTTTAATGGGCTTTAAATTGATTTTAGGAGTAAAGGATTTAAACGAAATTGCCCTATTGGAGTCAATGGAAGAAATTATAGGAAATAGTTATATATTACAAAAAGAAGATGGATTGTCGATGATGAATAATTACTTTGGTAATGTATTAAGATATATTGCTGTTATTGATGATCTTACTATTGTGGATTTTACCTTTTTTAAATATGATGACGTACAATCCTACATAGATGTAGATAGTTTATGTAAAATCCATATAGATAAAAAAAATGTACTTGTTGGAAATGTTAAAATAACAGATGTTAAATATAGACAACTTAAACCTACTCAAAAAGAGTTTTCTAAATGTTGTAACGAGTTTTTTATATATGCATTAAAAATTGCAAGGGGTCTTTATAGATCAGAAATTGTTTATAGTATGAATTTATTTACAAAATTAAAATCCAGACTTGATAAAATGACTTTATTTTATATTGGTTGCCAATATGATTTTAGTGTAAATATAGGAGCTTACGATAAAAACATGAAGACCTATTTAGAAAAATCCCATTATGAAAAACTACTAGAAACATATCCTTCACCAGATAAAGATAAACTATGGACGGCTTTGTTTAATGCCTGTATGCTTTTTAGAAAAGAAGGACTACATGTGTCAGAAAAACTTGATTATATATATCCTAAAGAAGCCGATAGGGAAATAGTAAAATACCTAAGGGAAGTTTGGAATATGTATGCACAATAA
- a CDS encoding NUDIX hydrolase produces the protein MNIERIFQNYEPKPIGMKKEYSVIILITKINEEDHIIFEKRSKHISQPGEVSLPGGKVELGETPLMAAKREASEELGVNIQKINIIGEMDYIYNLNNSIIWVFIGEIKNCNLGDFKSNSEVEYLFTYPVSYFFKNKPQIYSSNLENNFEEDFPFELIPNGKDYRFSELNNDIYFYENTKPLIWGLTAKIISKFIEICEGEMNE, from the coding sequence ATGAATATAGAGAGAATTTTTCAAAATTATGAACCAAAACCTATTGGAATGAAAAAAGAATACAGCGTAATAATATTAATTACTAAAATTAATGAGGAAGACCATATAATATTTGAAAAAAGAAGCAAGCATATTTCTCAACCTGGAGAGGTTTCTCTACCAGGAGGAAAAGTAGAATTAGGAGAAACTCCATTAATGGCAGCAAAAAGAGAAGCATCTGAAGAATTAGGAGTAAATATACAAAAAATTAATATTATTGGTGAAATGGATTATATCTATAATTTAAATAATTCTATAATATGGGTATTTATTGGAGAAATAAAAAACTGTAATCTTGGTGATTTTAAATCAAATAGTGAAGTAGAATATTTATTTACATATCCTGTATCCTATTTTTTTAAAAATAAGCCCCAAATATACAGTAGCAATTTAGAAAATAATTTTGAAGAGGATTTTCCCTTTGAATTAATACCAAATGGGAAAGATTATCGTTTTAGTGAATTAAATAATGATATTTATTTTTATGAAAATACAAAACCATTAATTTGGGGGTTAACGGCTAAGATTATTTCAAAGTTTATAGAGATATGTGAAGGTGAAATGAATGAATAA
- the rlmD gene encoding 23S rRNA (uracil(1939)-C(5))-methyltransferase RlmD: MTRRKKKEITGIIKENRFPNKSIMEADNKKYIFKGGIKGQEVRIVTQRRKKDYTEAKLVEILSKSEIERRIPCPPFGICGGCAYQTLEYEEELKLKGEMLENLYSDIYSKEIIINPSPSSTAYRNKMEYSFGDREKGGELTLGMHSKGRFYEICETDNCNIVNEGYEIIRKAVQNYFRENNTLFYKKRNHEGFLRHLIVRYSFSENEYMVNLVTTSQEELNKEEFIELLLGLKLDGKIKTIIHTGNDSLSDAVVPEKVDILFGDGYLTEKLLGLEFQISPFSFFQPNPKAAEVLYSKALEFAGNINNKTVFDLYSGTGTIGQIFSQKAKKVIGIEIVEEAVEKARETCKLNNISNAEFIAGDVLEKIEELKDQADIIVLDPPRDGIHPKAIKKIINIKSEKFVYISCNPVTQVRDLKIFLENGYKLEKMELVDQFPRTVHVEALALLTK, from the coding sequence ATGACAAGAAGAAAAAAGAAAGAAATTACTGGTATTATTAAAGAAAATAGATTTCCAAATAAATCAATTATGGAAGCAGATAATAAAAAATATATATTTAAAGGTGGAATAAAGGGGCAGGAAGTTAGGATTGTTACGCAAAGAAGAAAAAAAGATTACACAGAGGCAAAACTGGTTGAAATTTTAAGTAAATCCGAAATTGAAAGAAGAATTCCTTGTCCACCATTTGGAATTTGTGGTGGTTGTGCCTACCAAACGCTAGAATACGAAGAAGAGTTAAAGTTAAAAGGAGAAATGTTAGAAAATTTATATTCTGATATCTATAGTAAAGAAATTATTATAAATCCTAGTCCAAGTTCAACAGCCTATAGGAACAAAATGGAATATAGTTTTGGAGATAGGGAAAAAGGCGGAGAATTAACTTTAGGAATGCATTCCAAAGGTAGATTTTATGAAATTTGTGAAACGGATAATTGTAATATTGTAAATGAAGGTTATGAAATAATTCGTAAGGCAGTACAAAATTATTTTAGAGAAAATAATACATTATTTTATAAAAAAAGAAACCACGAAGGATTTTTAAGACATTTAATTGTCAGGTATTCATTTAGTGAAAATGAATATATGGTAAATTTAGTTACAACTTCTCAAGAAGAACTAAATAAGGAAGAATTTATAGAATTATTATTAGGCTTAAAGTTAGATGGAAAAATAAAGACTATAATTCATACAGGAAATGATTCTTTATCTGATGCAGTAGTTCCTGAAAAAGTAGATATCTTATTTGGAGATGGTTATTTAACGGAAAAATTGTTAGGACTTGAATTTCAAATATCGCCATTTTCGTTTTTTCAACCAAATCCAAAGGCAGCAGAAGTATTATACTCAAAGGCTTTAGAATTTGCAGGTAATATTAACAATAAAACAGTTTTTGACCTATATTCAGGAACAGGTACAATTGGTCAGATTTTTTCACAAAAGGCAAAAAAGGTAATAGGTATTGAAATAGTAGAAGAAGCTGTAGAGAAGGCAAGAGAAACATGTAAATTAAATAATATTTCCAATGCAGAATTTATAGCAGGAGATGTTCTTGAAAAAATAGAAGAATTAAAGGACCAAGCAGACATTATTGTATTAGACCCTCCAAGAGATGGAATACATCCAAAGGCAATTAAAAAAATAATTAATATAAAATCGGAAAAGTTTGTATATATTTCCTGTAATCCAGTAACACAAGTAAGGGATTTAAAAATATTTTTGGAAAATGGATATAAATTAGAAAAAATGGAATTAGTAGACCAGTTTCCACGAACCGTTCATGTTGAAGCCCTAGCCCTTCTTACGAAGTAA
- a CDS encoding zinc ribbon domain-containing protein YjdM encodes MSNLPNCPKCNSEYTYEDGHLIICPECAYEWNPDVVMEEDKVKVYKDAFGNELKDGDSVTVIKDLKVKGSSEVIKRGTIVKNILLKDGDHDVDCKIPGFGNMELKTEFLKKI; translated from the coding sequence GTGAGTAATTTACCTAATTGTCCAAAATGTAATTCTGAATATACATACGAGGACGGACATTTGATTATATGTCCTGAATGTGCCTATGAATGGAATCCGGATGTTGTAATGGAGGAGGATAAGGTTAAAGTATACAAGGATGCTTTTGGAAATGAATTAAAAGACGGGGATTCTGTAACGGTAATCAAGGATTTAAAAGTCAAAGGGAGTTCAGAAGTAATTAAAAGGGGTACTATTGTTAAAAATATACTGTTAAAAGATGGGGACCATGATGTTGATTGTAAAATTCCAGGATTTGGCAATATGGAATTAAAAACGGAGTTTTTGAAGAAAATTTAA